From a single Asticcacaulis sp. MM231 genomic region:
- a CDS encoding MarR family winged helix-turn-helix transcriptional regulator, whose protein sequence is MNNTTISEARVTLGALLRKPYEALQTKVYAALAERGFSDVRPAHSSVFRYIKPEGSRVSDLAERADMTKQSMAYLTANLTDLGYVTIAPDPSDARAKLAVLTDRGRAVWEALVELSLDAEAHYSARIGPERMSQLRAILNDLANAMSD, encoded by the coding sequence ATGAACAATACCACTATTTCCGAAGCCCGCGTTACTCTGGGCGCCTTGTTGCGTAAGCCCTACGAAGCCTTACAGACGAAGGTCTATGCAGCCCTTGCCGAACGCGGTTTCAGCGATGTCCGCCCGGCCCATTCCAGCGTTTTCCGCTATATCAAGCCTGAGGGATCGCGCGTTTCCGACCTGGCCGAGCGGGCCGACATGACCAAGCAGAGCATGGCCTATCTCACCGCCAACCTGACGGATCTGGGCTATGTCACCATAGCGCCCGATCCGAGTGACGCCCGCGCCAAGCTGGCGGTTCTGACGGATCGCGGCCGCGCGGTCTGGGAAGCCCTGGTCGAACTGAGCCTTGATGCCGAGGCACACTATAGCGCCAGGATCGGGCCCGAGCGCATGTCGCAATTACGCGCCATCCTCAACGATCTGGCCAATGCCATGTCCGATTGA
- a CDS encoding nuclear transport factor 2 family protein, producing the protein MTLTPAEINLAVVNAHMQGEASDPASIMNLYADGIVLDMPCRDMRLTDLKDIENNYRALFGAIEILSMQPLDRFATHDRVVDDCIVQFTVTGKGYAKLPYPVGAIIELRLLHVFHMRDGKIARENVFEAWKPIQ; encoded by the coding sequence ATGACCCTGACACCCGCCGAGATCAACCTGGCCGTCGTCAACGCCCATATGCAGGGCGAAGCAAGCGATCCGGCTTCGATCATGAACCTGTATGCCGACGGTATCGTGCTCGACATGCCCTGCCGCGACATGCGCCTGACCGATCTGAAAGACATTGAAAACAATTACCGCGCCCTGTTCGGCGCCATTGAAATTCTGTCGATGCAGCCGCTCGATCGCTTCGCCACCCATGATCGCGTGGTCGATGACTGCATCGTGCAGTTCACCGTCACCGGCAAGGGCTACGCCAAGCTGCCCTATCCGGTGGGCGCCATCATCGAGCTGCGCCTGCTGCACGTTTTCCACATGAGGGACGGCAAGATCGCCCGCGAAAACGTTTTTGAAGCCTGGAAACCCATTCAATAG
- a CDS encoding outer membrane beta-barrel family protein, whose translation MRKTFFTTTGLGVLILGGYVSGVTQSLAQEAPPAAAPAQAAEPPADPTTTVTVTGKKPQNKIDRQVYDNTKDIDSATGTAADALNKVPSVNVDPTGNVTLRGNSNVQVYIDGKPSVMMQGDNRAGALQSMSSGDIDSVEVMTNPGAQFSSEGSGGIINLVMRKNRKPGNTGAFNANVGDGRYNASINGARNSGKYTISGGLNIRHDVRPSRSGSVQSRLDANGDPLSTTEQVGASEGKNDNISANAGIDYNLSDKDQIGAQTSYSRREMDNTSDDTYALYNADGDLTSGYTRHSAVTGPRDDFSFGVRWDHTGDLTGETLKTDLRLGRSTGNTATDALNYPTDGSDTTRETRKVQSDFHNAVLTVDYVRPFGGAQMTTGFQITQDDNSFNNTATGPDVLGVPATDNDRLTNSFAYKQTISAAYMTWQTPIGEKWIVMGGLRAEALDLDTQNFGVPGTADDTTSHISYTKFNPSAFATYTLNDTTKLRFSYSHRLQRPSPQDLNPFQTYQDPQNVSAGNTDLKPAETDSFEAGYEKSGKVNYQIRAYYRKTEDSITSYSYFLPVANPSDTPVLLTTKRNLGSGEAGGLEGNFDGKLSDKISVRVNANLAWNKLTTPTTGEQEATTLSGRVSMDYNATTKDRFQISYFGRGKQLTGQGYTGPFGMGNMSYRHQYTPKAALVVTVQDPFRTAKFRTVVDTDSIHSESYRSLQGQVFMVGLSYTLGGPSTQKDGDQQRWNGPRGPGGPGGGWGGPGGGPM comes from the coding sequence ATGCGTAAGACGTTTTTCACAACCACCGGCCTGGGTGTCCTTATCCTCGGCGGATATGTGTCCGGCGTGACACAATCGCTGGCGCAGGAAGCGCCGCCAGCGGCTGCCCCAGCTCAGGCGGCGGAGCCGCCCGCCGATCCGACCACGACGGTGACCGTGACGGGAAAGAAGCCGCAGAACAAGATTGACCGTCAGGTCTATGACAACACCAAGGATATCGACAGCGCCACCGGCACGGCGGCGGACGCGCTCAACAAGGTGCCGTCGGTCAATGTCGACCCGACGGGCAATGTCACCCTGCGTGGCAATTCCAATGTGCAGGTCTATATCGACGGCAAGCCGTCGGTGATGATGCAGGGCGATAACCGCGCCGGCGCATTGCAATCCATGTCGTCGGGCGATATCGACTCGGTCGAGGTGATGACCAATCCTGGTGCGCAGTTTTCCTCCGAAGGCTCCGGCGGCATTATCAATCTGGTGATGCGCAAGAACCGCAAGCCCGGCAACACCGGCGCCTTCAACGCCAATGTCGGTGACGGGCGCTACAACGCCTCGATCAACGGCGCGCGCAACAGCGGTAAATACACCATCAGCGGCGGCCTTAACATCCGCCACGATGTGCGTCCCAGCCGTTCGGGCTCGGTCCAGTCACGCCTCGACGCCAATGGCGATCCCCTATCGACGACGGAGCAAGTCGGCGCCTCGGAAGGCAAGAACGACAACATTTCGGCCAATGCCGGTATCGACTATAACCTGTCCGACAAGGATCAGATCGGTGCGCAGACCAGCTATTCGCGCCGCGAGATGGACAATACCAGCGACGACACCTACGCGCTTTATAATGCGGATGGCGACCTCACCAGTGGCTACACCCGTCATTCGGCGGTGACCGGCCCGCGCGATGACTTCAGCTTTGGCGTGCGCTGGGATCACACCGGCGATCTGACCGGCGAGACACTCAAAACCGATCTGCGGCTGGGCCGTTCGACCGGCAATACGGCAACCGATGCCTTGAACTATCCGACCGATGGTTCGGACACAACACGCGAAACCCGCAAGGTACAGAGTGATTTCCACAATGCCGTTCTGACGGTCGATTATGTGCGGCCATTCGGTGGCGCGCAAATGACCACCGGTTTCCAGATCACCCAGGATGACAACAGCTTTAATAATACGGCGACGGGGCCTGATGTATTGGGCGTGCCTGCCACAGACAACGACCGATTGACCAACAGCTTCGCCTATAAACAAACGATCAGCGCCGCCTATATGACCTGGCAGACGCCGATAGGTGAAAAGTGGATCGTCATGGGCGGTTTGCGCGCCGAGGCGCTCGATCTCGACACGCAGAATTTCGGCGTTCCCGGTACGGCCGATGATACCACCAGTCATATCAGCTACACCAAGTTCAATCCGAGCGCCTTCGCCACCTATACGCTGAACGACACGACCAAGCTGCGCTTCTCCTATTCGCATCGCCTGCAGCGCCCAAGTCCGCAGGACTTGAATCCGTTCCAGACCTATCAGGATCCGCAGAACGTTTCGGCCGGTAACACCGACCTGAAGCCGGCGGAAACGGACTCGTTTGAGGCGGGCTATGAAAAGAGCGGCAAGGTCAATTATCAGATCCGCGCCTATTACCGCAAAACCGAAGACAGCATCACCAGCTACAGCTACTTCCTGCCGGTGGCCAATCCGAGCGATACGCCGGTATTGCTGACCACCAAGCGCAATCTCGGTTCGGGTGAAGCCGGCGGCCTCGAAGGCAATTTCGACGGCAAGCTGTCCGACAAGATCAGTGTGCGCGTCAATGCCAACCTGGCCTGGAACAAGCTGACCACGCCGACCACGGGTGAGCAGGAAGCCACCACCTTGAGCGGCCGTGTCAGCATGGACTATAATGCCACGACCAAGGATCGCTTCCAGATCAGCTATTTCGGTCGCGGCAAGCAACTGACCGGCCAGGGCTATACCGGCCCGTTCGGCATGGGCAATATGTCCTATCGCCATCAGTATACGCCCAAGGCGGCGCTGGTCGTGACCGTGCAGGACCCGTTCCGCACGGCCAAGTTCCGCACCGTGGTGGATACCGACAGCATCCACAGCGAATCCTATCGCAGCCTGCAAGGTCAGGTGTTTATGGTGGGCCTCAGCTATACGCTGGGCGGCCCGAGCACCCAGAAGGACGGCGATCAGCAGCGCTGGAACGGGCCACGCGGACCGGGTGGCCCTGGTGGCGGCTGGGGCGGCCCTGGCGGCGGTCCTATGTAA
- a CDS encoding MFS transporter, translated as MDTSTATARQTGNGWLFATSFAAITATSFCFILRALVIDNWGVDFALSETQKGELLGVGLWPFSITIVLLSLFIDKIGFRLTLWFAAICHIVGLGLLFTATGYWSLYAGTFIMALGNGAVEAAANPLIATLFSHDKSKWLNRLHAAWPGGMILGGLLAMGLDNIGGFDWRVKVGLMIIPVLVYTVLLIGRKFPVSERVASGVDYRTMLGEAGFISAFILAALIMLEVGRVFGLSTLISMGGAVVLALIYAFFSRAPGRPLYILLVLLMMPLAVTELSTDSWISSLMAPEMAKLGLQAGWVLIYTSALVFVIRIFAGPLIKWLNPLGVLAMASALAAAGLFLMAGATGGMILAAATFYGIGKSFFWGTSLGVASEQFPKGGAVAINMLAGGGMLAAGIVGSVLLGAAQDNSTREGLKRHDAQHQSALTETYLTQEKVSVFGKYKALDEAKVAAAPEADKAVLDGLSTGAKKDALKEVALLPVLTFVIFLCMVLWFRRRGGYKPVVIGDH; from the coding sequence ATGGATACGTCTACAGCTACGGCGCGGCAGACGGGGAATGGCTGGCTGTTCGCCACCTCGTTCGCCGCCATCACCGCCACCTCCTTCTGTTTCATCCTGCGCGCGCTGGTTATCGATAACTGGGGCGTTGATTTCGCCCTGTCGGAAACCCAGAAGGGCGAGTTGCTCGGTGTCGGCCTGTGGCCGTTCTCGATCACCATCGTGCTCTTGTCGCTATTCATCGACAAGATCGGCTTCCGCCTGACCCTGTGGTTCGCCGCCATCTGTCATATCGTCGGCTTAGGCCTGCTCTTTACCGCCACGGGTTACTGGTCGCTCTACGCCGGCACCTTCATCATGGCGCTGGGCAATGGCGCGGTCGAAGCCGCGGCCAATCCTTTGATCGCCACGCTGTTCAGCCACGACAAGTCGAAATGGCTGAACCGCCTGCACGCCGCCTGGCCGGGCGGCATGATCCTCGGTGGCCTGCTGGCCATGGGACTGGACAATATCGGCGGCTTTGACTGGCGCGTGAAGGTCGGCCTGATGATCATTCCGGTGCTGGTCTATACGGTGCTGCTGATCGGCCGCAAATTCCCGGTGTCGGAGCGCGTCGCGTCCGGCGTCGATTATCGCACCATGCTGGGCGAGGCGGGCTTTATCTCGGCCTTTATCCTCGCTGCCCTGATCATGCTCGAAGTCGGGCGCGTCTTTGGCCTCAGTACGCTCATATCCATGGGCGGGGCGGTGGTGCTGGCGTTGATCTATGCCTTCTTCTCACGCGCACCGGGCCGGCCGCTCTATATCCTGCTGGTGCTGCTGATGATGCCGCTGGCGGTCACTGAACTCTCGACCGATAGCTGGATTTCCTCGCTGATGGCCCCGGAAATGGCCAAGCTCGGACTGCAGGCCGGCTGGGTGCTGATCTATACCTCGGCGCTCGTCTTTGTGATCCGCATCTTCGCTGGCCCGCTCATCAAGTGGCTTAATCCGCTCGGTGTTCTGGCTATGGCCTCGGCGCTGGCGGCGGCCGGCCTCTTCCTGATGGCGGGCGCGACCGGTGGCATGATCCTGGCGGCGGCCACCTTCTACGGCATCGGCAAGAGCTTCTTCTGGGGCACCTCGCTCGGCGTCGCTTCGGAGCAGTTCCCAAAGGGCGGCGCGGTGGCGATCAACATGCTGGCCGGTGGCGGTATGCTGGCGGCGGGGATTGTCGGCTCGGTGCTGCTGGGGGCTGCGCAGGACAATTCGACCCGCGAAGGCTTGAAGCGTCACGATGCCCAGCACCAGAGCGCCCTGACCGAGACCTATCTGACGCAGGAAAAGGTCAGCGTCTTTGGCAAGTACAAGGCGCTCGACGAGGCCAAGGTGGCGGCTGCCCCCGAAGCCGACAAGGCGGTGCTCGATGGCCTGTCAACCGGCGCCAAGAAGGACGCTTTGAAAGAGGTGGCCCTGCTGCCGGTCCTGACCTTCGTCATCTTCCTTTGCATGGTGCTGTGGTTCCGGCGC